In Bos mutus isolate GX-2022 chromosome 10, NWIPB_WYAK_1.1, whole genome shotgun sequence, a single window of DNA contains:
- the LOC102267219 gene encoding GTP-binding protein Rheb codes for MPQSKSRKIAILGYRSVGKSSLTIQYVEGQFVDSYDPTIENTFTKLITVNGQEYHLQLVDTAGQDEYSIFPQTYSIDINGYILVYSVTSIKSFEVIKVIHGKLLDMVGKVQIPIMLVGNKKDLHMERVISYEEGKALAESWNAAFLESSAKENQTAVDVFRRIILEAEKIDGAASQGKSSCSVM; via the coding sequence ATGCCGCAGTCCAAGTCCCGGAAGATCGCGATCCTGGGCTACCGGTCTGTGGGGAAATCCTCGTTGACGATTCAGTATGTTGAAGGCCAATTTGTTGACTCCTACGATCCAACCATAGAAAATACTTTCACAAAATTGATCACAGTAAATGGACAGGAGTATCATCTtcaacttgtggacacagctgggCAGGATGAATATTCCATCTTTCCTCAGACATACTCCATAGATATTAATGGCTATATTCTTGTGTATTCTGTTACATCAATCAAAAGCTTTGAAGTGATCAAAGTTATCCATGGCAAATTGTTGGATATGGTGGGGAAAGTACAGATACCTATTATGTTGGTTGGGAATAAGAAAGACCTACATATGGAAAGGGTGATTAGTTATGAAGAAGGGAAAGCGTTAGCAGAGTCTTGGAACGCAGCGTTTTTGGAATCATCTGCTAAAGAAAATCAGACTGCTGTTGATGTTTTTAGAAGGATAATTTTGGAGGCAGAAAAAATCGATGGGGCCGCTTCACAAGGAAAGTCTTCCTGCTCGGTGATGTGA